The Mycobacterium sp. EPa45 genomic interval AGCCCATCGAGGGTTCCCGCATAGCGCACACCGTCGGCATCACCGTAATCGGCGAACGCAGCCAGCGCCGTGCGTGGGTCGTCGGCGACCGACACAGCCAGATCGAGCACTACGGCGACGTCCGTGGGCAGCCTGCGGCGGCGTCGTGCCGCCTCCTGCAGGTCCGCGGCGCTCAACCGCACCACCGGGCCCGCACCCGCGGTCAACTCGGTCCAGGCACCCCCGGCCTCTGAAATGAAGACCCGCAACTCCGGCATGGCGGCCACGCTAAGGACACGAGGAACCACCGGCAATGGTTCCATTCATCCGGACGCGAAGGGCATGACGGCCAACCCGCTCAGCGTTTGTCGACCACCTGGGTCTTGATGAGGCTGGCGACCATCGTCAGGAACAGCGTCAACACGATCACGGCCAGACTCAGCAACGTCGGTATCTCCGGGACAGGGACGTGCTGGCCACCGTTGATGAAAGGCAGCTCGTTTTCGTGCAGCGCATGCAGCACGAGCTTGACCCCGATGAAGAACAGGATGAAGGCCAGGCCCTGCGACAGATACACCAGGCGGTTGAGCAGATCGCCGAGCAGGAAGTACAGCTGCCGCAGGCCCATCAGCGCGAAAAGGTTTGCGGTGAAAACGATGTACGGCTCGCGGGTCAGACCGTAGATCGCCGGGATGGAGTCCAGTGCGAACAGCAGGTCGGTGGTGCCCAGCGCCACGATGACCAGGAACATCGGGGTCATCAGCCGCTTGCCGCCCTCTTTGAGATAGAGCTTGAGGCCGTCCCATTTGTCGGTGGTGGGAACGTATTTGCGGGCCAGGCGCACCACGGTGTTCTCGGCGTCGTCGTCGTGCTCGGTGTCGCGAGCCAGCCTGATCGCCGTGTACAGCAGGAACGCGCCGAAGATGTAGAAGATCCACGAAAACTGTGCAATGGCAACGGCACCCAGCGCGATGAAGATTCCCCGGAAGATCAGCGCGAGGACGATGCCGATCAGCAGCGCCTCTTGTTGATAGACCTTCGGCACTTTGAAGCTGGCCATGATGATGATGAAGATGAACAGGTTGTCCACCGACAGGCTGTACTCGGTGAGCCAGCCGGCAAAGAACTCCAGGCCGAACTGGCCGCC includes:
- a CDS encoding TerC family protein yields the protein MNVSSLEWFITIGVTVAVLLFDVIFIARRPHEPTMRECGIYLSFYIGLAIAFGVWVWNFHGGQFGLEFFAGWLTEYSLSVDNLFIFIIIMASFKVPKVYQQEALLIGIVLALIFRGIFIALGAVAIAQFSWIFYIFGAFLLYTAIRLARDTEHDDDAENTVVRLARKYVPTTDKWDGLKLYLKEGGKRLMTPMFLVIVALGTTDLLFALDSIPAIYGLTREPYIVFTANLFALMGLRQLYFLLGDLLNRLVYLSQGLAFILFFIGVKLVLHALHENELPFINGGQHVPVPEIPTLLSLAVIVLTLFLTMVASLIKTQVVDKR